One Oncorhynchus kisutch isolate 150728-3 linkage group LG11, Okis_V2, whole genome shotgun sequence genomic region harbors:
- the LOC109899075 gene encoding multiple coagulation factor deficiency protein 2 homolog, with amino-acid sequence MSVVTVQPRMVLRVSGRRSVVWGWLLLVSCFLLSVCSHEQAAQEHPPEIHHPNMHLDKNMVHDREHIMEHLEGVIDKPESDMLPQELQLHYFKMHDYDGNNLLDGLELATAITHVHKEERGEESQPMKEEDLISLIDDVLRDDDKNNDGYIDYAEFAKSLE; translated from the exons ATGTCTGTAGTTACTGTACAGCCCAGAATGGTGTTAAGAGTAAGTGGCAGGAGGAGCGTTGTGTGGGGCTGGCTACTCCTGGTCTCCTGctttctgctgtctgtctgttcacaTGAGCAGGCAGCCCAAGAACACCCACCGGAGATTCACCATCCAAACATGCACCTGGACAAGAACATGGTCCATGACAGAGA ACACATCATGGAGCATCTGGAAGGTGTGATTGACAAGCCTGAGTCAGATATGTTGCCACAGGAGCTGCAGTTGCACTACTTTAAGATGCATGACTATGATGGCAACAACTTACTGGATGGGCTGGAGTTGGCCACAGCCATCACTCATGTACACAAAGAG gaaagaggagaggaaagccaGCCTATGAAAGAGGAAGACCTCATAAGCCTTATAGATGACGTTCTAAGGGACGATGACAAAAACAACGATGGGTACATAGACTACGCCGAGTTTGCCAAGTCCCTGGAGTAG